In Dermacentor andersoni chromosome 4, qqDerAnde1_hic_scaffold, whole genome shotgun sequence, the following proteins share a genomic window:
- the LOC126535871 gene encoding uncharacterized protein isoform X2: MDDCFDRLMFKNRPGIQTASSIFFTLNSVLMMVFLFSVLTAEDAAVQLKLNSIDSTPAEIQFAGSLVVASFYISSLMDLYLVIGIEDVS; encoded by the exons ATGGATGACTGCTTCGACCGCTTAATGTTCAAGAACAGGCCCGGCATACAGACGGCGAGCAGCATTTTTTTC ACGCTGAACAGCGTGCTGATGATGGTGTTCCTCTTCAGCGTCCTGACGGCCGAGGACGCCGCCGTTCAGCTCAAGCTCAACTCCATCGACAGCACCCCTGCAG AGATACAGTTCGCCGGTTCGCTGGTGGTGGCTTCATTCTACATCAGCAGCCTCATGGATTTATACCTTGTCATCGGCATTGAAGATGTAAGCTGA